The Metabacillus schmidteae genome has a segment encoding these proteins:
- the ftsY gene encoding signal recognition particle-docking protein FtsY: MSFFKKLKEKITQQTDTVTEKFKEGLTKTRDSFAGKMNDLVARYRKVDEDFFEELEELLISADVGVATVMDLIDELKLEVKRRNIQDTKEVQAVISEKLIEIYEGDSNEEPINKLNLEHGRLNVILFVGVNGVGKTTTIGKLAHKLKSEGNSVLLAAGDTFRAGAIEQLEVWGERVGVDVIKQSEGSDPAAVMYDAVQAAKARQVDVLLCDTAGRLQNKVNLMKELEKVKRVIEREIPGAPHEVLLVLDATTGQNAMTQAKQFSQATDVSGIVLTKLDGTAKGGIVLAIKGELDIPVKFVGLGEKMDDLQEFSTEQYVYSLFSGIIEEQEKE; this comes from the coding sequence ATGAGTTTTTTTAAGAAATTAAAAGAAAAAATTACTCAACAAACTGATACTGTAACAGAAAAATTTAAAGAAGGATTAACAAAAACTAGAGATTCATTTGCTGGTAAAATGAATGATTTAGTGGCGAGATACCGAAAAGTAGATGAAGATTTCTTCGAGGAACTTGAAGAGCTATTAATTAGCGCAGATGTTGGTGTCGCTACTGTAATGGATTTAATTGATGAATTAAAATTGGAAGTAAAACGACGCAATATTCAAGATACAAAGGAAGTTCAAGCAGTAATCTCAGAAAAACTTATTGAAATATATGAAGGTGACAGTAATGAGGAACCTATTAACAAACTAAATCTTGAACATGGCAGACTAAATGTCATTTTATTTGTTGGAGTTAATGGTGTCGGGAAAACAACTACAATCGGCAAATTAGCCCATAAGTTAAAAAGTGAAGGTAACTCTGTTCTTTTGGCAGCTGGAGACACATTTAGAGCTGGGGCGATTGAACAACTGGAGGTTTGGGGAGAAAGAGTTGGAGTTGATGTGATCAAGCAATCAGAAGGCTCAGATCCTGCAGCAGTCATGTATGACGCTGTCCAAGCTGCAAAAGCAAGACAAGTTGATGTTTTATTATGTGATACAGCTGGACGCCTACAAAATAAAGTAAATCTTATGAAAGAACTTGAAAAGGTAAAACGGGTAATTGAACGTGAAATCCCAGGGGCACCACATGAAGTTTTACTTGTGCTTGATGCAACGACAGGTCAAAATGCGATGACACAAGCAAAGCAATTCTCACAAGCAACAGATGTCTCAGGAATTGTTCTAACGAAATTGGATGGTACCGCGAAGGGTGGTATTGTGTTAGCCATTAAAGGTGAACTGGATATTCCGGTGAAGTTCGTTGGTTTAGGTGAAAAGATGGATGATTTACAAGAGTTTAGTACTGAGCAATATGTGTATAGTCTTTTCTCAGGTATTATTGAGGAGCAGGAGAAGGAATAA
- a CDS encoding putative DNA-binding protein — MMLEKTTRLTYLFDFYQSLLTPKQKSYMSLYYLDDYSLGEIAEEYSVSRQAVYDNIKRTEAMLEQYEEKLLLFQKFQERQKIMAKLSEFSTEIVNRDQFDVLLQELEKLD, encoded by the coding sequence ATGATGCTTGAAAAAACTACGAGGTTAACATATTTATTTGATTTTTATCAATCGCTGTTGACCCCTAAGCAGAAGAGCTATATGTCCTTATACTATCTGGATGATTACTCCCTTGGTGAAATTGCGGAAGAGTACAGTGTTAGTAGACAAGCTGTTTACGATAACATTAAGCGGACTGAAGCAATGTTGGAGCAATATGAGGAAAAACTTTTATTATTTCAAAAATTTCAAGAGCGCCAGAAGATCATGGCAAAGCTGAGTGAATTTTCTACTGAAATAGTAAATCGCGATCAGTTTGATGTCTTGCTTCAAGAGCTTGAGAAATTAGATTAG
- the ffh gene encoding signal recognition particle protein: MAFEGLADRLQNTMAKIRGKGKVTEADVKEMMREVRLALLEADVNFKVVKDFIKRVSERAVGQEVMKSLTPGQQVIKVVKDELTELMGGEQSKIAVSNRPPTVIMMVGLQGAGKTTTTGKLANLLRKKHNRSPLLVAADIYRPAAIKQLQTLGKQLDMPVFSLGDQVSPVEIATKALEHAKQEHHDYVIIDTAGRLHIDENLMEELEQVKEIAKPDEIFLVVDAMTGQDAVNVAKSFNEQLGLTGVVLTKLDGDTRGGAALSIRSVTNTPIKFVGLGEKLDALEAFHPERMASRILGMGDVLTLIEKAQTNVDAEKAKELEQKMRTASFTFDDFLEQLGQVRNMGPLEDLIGMLPGANKVKGLKNLQVDEKQISHVEAIIKSMTKAEKLNPEIMNASRKKRIAKGSGTTVQEVNRLLKQFEDMKKMMKQMTSMTKGKKKGGFKFPFM; encoded by the coding sequence ATGGCTTTTGAAGGATTAGCCGACCGACTGCAGAATACCATGGCCAAAATTCGCGGCAAAGGAAAAGTAACCGAAGCAGATGTAAAGGAAATGATGCGTGAAGTACGCCTTGCCTTGTTGGAAGCTGACGTTAACTTTAAGGTCGTAAAGGATTTTATTAAGCGTGTTAGTGAGCGTGCTGTTGGCCAAGAAGTTATGAAAAGCTTAACTCCAGGCCAACAGGTCATCAAAGTTGTTAAAGATGAGCTAACAGAATTAATGGGCGGAGAGCAAAGTAAGATTGCGGTATCGAATCGACCACCGACAGTAATTATGATGGTTGGTTTACAAGGTGCAGGTAAAACGACAACTACCGGTAAATTAGCGAATCTCTTAAGAAAGAAGCATAATAGAAGCCCATTGCTTGTCGCGGCCGATATTTATCGACCTGCAGCTATTAAACAGCTGCAAACATTAGGTAAACAGTTAGATATGCCTGTTTTTTCTTTGGGAGATCAAGTAAGCCCGGTTGAAATCGCAACTAAAGCACTAGAGCATGCAAAACAGGAACATCATGACTATGTGATTATTGATACAGCTGGTCGACTTCATATAGATGAAAATCTAATGGAAGAGCTTGAACAGGTAAAAGAAATCGCTAAACCTGATGAAATTTTCCTTGTTGTAGACGCTATGACTGGACAAGATGCAGTAAATGTAGCCAAAAGCTTTAATGAACAGCTGGGTTTAACAGGTGTTGTTTTAACAAAACTTGATGGTGATACACGCGGTGGAGCAGCATTATCTATTCGCTCTGTAACAAATACACCGATTAAGTTTGTTGGTTTAGGAGAAAAACTGGATGCACTAGAAGCGTTTCATCCTGAACGAATGGCATCAAGAATTCTAGGAATGGGTGATGTGTTAACACTCATCGAGAAGGCTCAAACAAATGTTGATGCCGAAAAAGCAAAAGAACTAGAACAAAAAATGCGCACAGCATCTTTTACTTTTGATGATTTCCTTGAACAGCTTGGGCAGGTCCGTAATATGGGTCCATTAGAGGATCTTATCGGCATGTTACCTGGTGCAAACAAGGTAAAGGGATTAAAAAATTTACAGGTTGATGAAAAGCAAATTAGTCATGTTGAAGCAATTATTAAATCCATGACAAAGGCTGAAAAACTCAACCCGGAAATTATGAATGCTTCACGTAAAAAAAGAATTGCGAAAGGAAGCGGTACAACTGTTCAAGAAGTGAACCGTTTATTAAAGCAATTTGAAGATATGAAAAAAATGATGAAGCAAATGACAAGTATGACAAAAGGTAAGAAAAAAGGTGGATTTAAGTTTCCATTTATGTAA
- the rpsP gene encoding 30S ribosomal protein S16: MAVKIRLKRMGAKKSPFYRIVVADSRSPRDGRFIEVVGTYNPVAQPAEVKINEELALKWMSNGAKPSDTVRNLFSNEGIMEKFHNAKNSK, translated from the coding sequence ATGGCAGTAAAAATTCGTTTAAAACGTATGGGAGCAAAAAAATCTCCTTTTTATCGTATTGTAGTAGCAGATTCACGTTCACCACGTGATGGACGTTTCATTGAAGTTGTAGGAACTTACAACCCAGTTGCTCAACCAGCTGAAGTGAAAATCAATGAAGAATTAGCTCTAAAATGGATGTCAAATGGTGCAAAACCATCTGATACAGTTCGTAACTTGTTCTCTAACGAAGGCATTATGGAAAAATTCCATAACGCTAAAAACAGCAAGTAA
- a CDS encoding KH domain-containing protein — MKELIEAIVKPLVDKPDQIEITEHEEGHQMIYRLSVHKDDIGKVIGKQGRIAKAIRTVVYAAGSNSSKRIQLEIND, encoded by the coding sequence ATGAAAGAGTTAATCGAAGCAATTGTGAAGCCGCTTGTTGATAAGCCGGATCAGATTGAGATTACTGAACATGAAGAAGGGCATCAAATGATATACCGACTTTCTGTTCATAAGGATGATATCGGTAAAGTGATTGGTAAGCAAGGAAGGATCGCAAAAGCCATTCGAACTGTTGTTTATGCAGCGGGATCTAATTCATCTAAACGAATCCAACTAGAGATTAATGACTAA
- a CDS encoding YlqD family protein, which yields MKILHRVTVKQMITATSKQSLIKEFSSRKKMIEQECDQLYFEYKKVEKTSKQLATQFLKEIEKRREKIKLVDFQLEQVHTLPIGSEIKEKEVDAILDINIGDNWDELMKEKSIVIKDGIVDQIRLR from the coding sequence ATGAAGATACTCCACCGTGTGACTGTTAAGCAAATGATAACAGCAACTAGTAAGCAATCATTAATAAAAGAATTTTCTTCGCGGAAAAAAATGATCGAACAGGAATGTGATCAACTCTATTTTGAATATAAAAAGGTGGAGAAAACAAGTAAGCAGCTTGCGACTCAATTCTTAAAAGAAATAGAAAAACGACGTGAAAAAATTAAGCTGGTTGATTTTCAACTAGAACAGGTACATACATTGCCAATCGGAAGCGAAATAAAAGAAAAAGAAGTAGATGCAATACTAGATATAAACATCGGTGACAATTGGGATGAGCTAATGAAGGAGAAAAGCATTGTTATTAAAGATGGAATTGTGGATCAAATACGCCTGAGGTGA
- the rimM gene encoding ribosome maturation factor RimM (Essential for efficient processing of 16S rRNA) — protein MAEKWFNVGKIVNTHGIRGEVRVISKTDFAEERYEPGNVLYIFKEGSADPVEVVVDTHRVHKNFDLLTFEGMHSIQDVEPFKGSLLKVSESQLSELEEGEYYFHEIIGCKMYTDSGEEIGTIREILATGANDVWVIQRKAGKDLLVPYIEEIVKEINIEEKKIIITPMEGLLD, from the coding sequence ATGGCTGAGAAATGGTTTAATGTAGGAAAAATTGTTAACACTCATGGAATTAGAGGAGAAGTACGAGTTATTTCAAAAACAGATTTTGCAGAAGAAAGATATGAACCTGGCAATGTATTATATATTTTCAAGGAAGGTTCAGCAGACCCGGTTGAAGTAGTTGTTGACACTCACCGTGTACATAAAAATTTTGACCTTTTAACTTTTGAAGGTATGCACTCCATTCAAGATGTCGAGCCATTTAAGGGTTCTTTGTTAAAAGTATCAGAATCGCAATTATCGGAGCTCGAAGAAGGAGAATATTACTTTCATGAAATAATAGGATGTAAGATGTATACAGACAGCGGAGAAGAAATCGGAACAATACGTGAAATTCTCGCAACAGGAGCAAATGATGTTTGGGTTATTCAAAGAAAAGCAGGAAAAGACTTGCTTGTGCCATACATTGAAGAAATTGTAAAAGAAATCAACATTGAAGAAAAAAAGATCATTATCACACCAATGGAAGGATTACTTGATTAA